From a region of the Janthinobacterium sp. 61 genome:
- a CDS encoding tetratricopeptide repeat protein, translating to MQRPANLAHISVEKDWQHTTAYPPLGFAPFFEGALGNGDTFGLYWPIGREGAEPIVVETWHDEWRIQPHFSSLAAFLQAHAAAEDEYVATPSLADDPASPRAAFLAAKEQIAQRNPDEAIALLEAALAIVPEYTDALVLLHGQYVRAGRTDAAVKVAIQAIISPPSFGGPPFKALQWLRTQPVPDGELDPIWRACGQLSFNFGGSKENTDYPVLLAAIESYLEHGNYRCASTLMQTYAELMSAETVSFQERYAFEPAAFIARQIAVSARLPQGSRDPAALWLSGMA from the coding sequence ATGCAACGACCTGCGAACCTCGCCCACATTTCGGTGGAAAAAGACTGGCAACACACCACAGCGTATCCACCGCTCGGCTTCGCCCCCTTCTTCGAAGGTGCGCTGGGCAATGGCGACACCTTCGGCCTGTACTGGCCCATCGGCCGCGAAGGGGCCGAACCGATCGTCGTCGAAACCTGGCACGACGAATGGCGTATCCAGCCGCACTTTTCCAGCCTGGCGGCGTTTTTGCAAGCCCATGCGGCTGCGGAGGACGAGTACGTCGCCACGCCCTCGCTGGCCGACGACCCCGCCTCGCCGCGCGCCGCCTTCCTGGCGGCCAAGGAACAGATCGCCCAGCGCAACCCGGACGAGGCCATCGCCCTGCTGGAAGCGGCGCTGGCCATCGTTCCCGAATATACGGATGCGCTGGTACTGCTGCATGGCCAGTATGTGCGCGCGGGAAGAACCGATGCAGCCGTCAAGGTGGCCATCCAGGCGATCATATCGCCACCGTCCTTTGGCGGCCCGCCATTCAAGGCCTTGCAATGGCTGCGCACGCAGCCGGTGCCGGATGGGGAACTTGATCCCATCTGGCGCGCCTGCGGGCAGCTGTCGTTCAACTTTGGCGGCAGCAAGGAGAATACGGACTACCCCGTGCTGCTGGCCGCCATAGAAAGCTATCTGGAGCACGGCAACTACCGTTGCGCCTCGACCCTGATGCAGACGTATGCGGAACTGATGAGCGCGGAAACCGTGTCCTTCCAGGAGCGCTACGCTTTCGAGCCGGCCGCCTTCATTGCACGGCAAATCGCCGTCAGCGCGAGGCTGCCCCAGGGCAGCCGCGACCCGGCAGCGCTATGGTTGTCGGGCATGGCTTAG
- a CDS encoding GlxA family transcriptional regulator: MPTIPASSAPLSIAVIAFDGMTPFHLSVPCLVFGAQTDEADLPQFHVRVCAADPAPLRTTAGFAITPEFGLEGLEGADIVIMPAWHDDCRDAPQPLVAALQAAGRRGARMVGLCLGAFPLAQAGLLDGKRAATHWGMAERLAARYPKVRVDREVLYVDDGAVLTSAGVAAGLDCCLHLLRQLAGAEVANRVARRLLVAPHRQGGQAQFIERPLPVSGSEGRFADVLASVTAKLDQAHSIDALAEQAAMSRRNFTRHFRQAMGTSFKQWLLSQRLAHAQGLLEKSAASIDVVAQEAGFGTALSLRQHFRASLQTSPSAYRKLFRQQLSHARQP, encoded by the coding sequence ATGCCTACTATTCCCGCTTCTTCCGCTCCCTTGAGCATCGCCGTGATCGCTTTCGACGGCATGACGCCATTTCACCTGTCCGTGCCTTGCCTCGTGTTTGGCGCCCAGACGGACGAGGCCGATCTGCCGCAGTTTCATGTGCGCGTGTGCGCCGCCGATCCCGCGCCCTTGCGCACGACGGCCGGCTTTGCCATTACGCCCGAGTTCGGACTGGAAGGGCTGGAGGGCGCCGATATCGTCATCATGCCGGCCTGGCACGACGATTGCCGCGATGCGCCGCAGCCCCTGGTCGCGGCGCTGCAGGCGGCCGGCCGGCGCGGGGCGCGCATGGTGGGACTGTGCCTGGGCGCGTTTCCCCTGGCGCAGGCAGGCTTGTTGGATGGCAAGCGCGCGGCCACACATTGGGGCATGGCGGAGCGGCTGGCGGCCCGTTATCCCAAGGTCAGGGTGGACCGGGAAGTGCTGTATGTGGACGATGGCGCCGTGCTGACGTCGGCCGGCGTAGCGGCCGGCCTCGATTGCTGCCTGCATCTGTTGCGCCAGCTGGCGGGCGCCGAGGTGGCCAACAGGGTGGCGCGCCGCTTGCTGGTGGCGCCGCACCGCCAGGGCGGGCAGGCGCAATTCATCGAGCGCCCGCTGCCCGTGTCCGGCAGCGAAGGGCGCTTTGCCGACGTGCTCGCTAGCGTGACCGCCAAGCTGGACCAGGCGCACAGCATCGACGCGCTGGCCGAACAGGCTGCCATGAGCCGGCGCAACTTCACGCGCCACTTCCGCCAGGCCATGGGTACCTCGTTCAAGCAGTGGCTGCTGAGCCAGCGCCTGGCGCATGCGCAAGGCTTGCTGGAAAAAAGCGCCGCCTCGATCGATGTCGTGGCGCAAGAGGCCGGCTTCGGCACGGCCCTGTCCCTGCGCCAGCATTTCCGCGCCAGCCTGCAGACGTCGCCTTCGGCGTATCGCAAGCTGTTCCGGCAGCAACTAAGCCATGCCCGACAACCATAG
- a CDS encoding cysteine hydrolase family protein produces the protein MSTEISTTARRALLVIDVQNEYFTGDMPIEYPSVEISLPNIVTAMAAARAAGVPVIVVQHDAPEASPIFAKGSDGWLLHPQVAAFPANHRINKTMGSAFAGTDLRAWLEDHGIDTLTVIGYMTHNCDAATIYHAAHDGLQVEFLQDATGTLSYANAGGTASAEEIHRVFSTVFHSNFAAVVSTQDWLAAVREGKPLEKDNIYLSNQRARKAQAN, from the coding sequence ATGTCCACCGAAATATCCACCACCGCGCGCCGCGCCCTGCTCGTCATCGATGTGCAAAATGAATACTTCACGGGCGACATGCCCATCGAATATCCGTCCGTCGAGATATCCCTGCCGAATATCGTCACCGCCATGGCCGCCGCCCGCGCCGCCGGCGTGCCCGTGATCGTCGTCCAGCACGACGCGCCGGAAGCCTCCCCCATCTTTGCCAAAGGCAGCGATGGCTGGCTGCTGCATCCGCAAGTGGCCGCCTTCCCCGCCAACCACCGCATCAACAAGACCATGGGCAGCGCCTTTGCGGGTACGGACTTGCGCGCCTGGCTGGAGGACCATGGCATCGATACCCTAACGGTAATCGGCTACATGACCCACAACTGCGACGCCGCCACCATCTACCACGCCGCGCACGACGGCTTGCAGGTGGAATTCCTGCAAGACGCCACCGGCACCCTGTCCTACGCCAACGCGGGCGGCACGGCCAGCGCCGAGGAAATCCACCGCGTCTTCAGCACCGTGTTTCATTCGAATTTCGCCGCCGTCGTCAGCACGCAGGACTGGCTGGCTGCCGTGCGAGAAGGCAAGCCGCTGGAAAAGGACAATATTTATCTGTCGAACCAGCGCGCGCGCAAGGCGCAGGCGAACTGA
- a CDS encoding YdcF family protein — MRKITVLGLTTAGVFLLATTALVLAGLNDKLAPADVIVVPGNTIMPDGTPSPRLQARLDVALKQFQQHRAPRILVSGATGKEGFDEAASMARYLVKHGVPASAIIEDNQGWTTDATARNTALLMRAHGWKTAMVATQYFHVPRFRLALARAGIAVSGNVHAPYFELRDLYSIPRETAGYAVYYSFHH, encoded by the coding sequence ATGCGAAAAATAACTGTGCTGGGCTTAACGACTGCGGGGGTTTTCCTGCTGGCCACGACAGCGCTGGTGCTGGCGGGACTCAACGACAAGCTGGCGCCCGCCGACGTGATCGTCGTGCCCGGCAATACGATCATGCCGGACGGCACGCCCAGTCCCCGCCTGCAGGCGCGGCTCGACGTGGCGCTCAAGCAGTTCCAGCAACACAGGGCGCCGCGCATCCTTGTCAGCGGTGCGACGGGCAAGGAAGGGTTCGACGAAGCGGCTTCCATGGCCCGCTACCTGGTCAAGCACGGCGTGCCGGCCAGCGCCATCATCGAGGATAATCAAGGCTGGACCACGGATGCCACGGCGCGCAATACGGCGCTTCTCATGCGCGCGCACGGCTGGAAGACAGCCATGGTAGCCACGCAATACTTTCACGTGCCCCGCTTCCGGCTGGCTCTGGCGCGGGCCGGCATAGCCGTCAGCGGCAATGTGCATGCGCCCTATTTTGAGCTGCGCGATTTATATTCAATTCCCCGGGAAACGGCAGGCTATGCAGTGTATTATTCTTTTCACCACTAA
- a CDS encoding alpha/beta hydrolase-fold protein, with translation MRKLLLVFSFIAACGVLNSGFAQKIEEIALRDFTKCSADNKSTGYATPCKDALASTDVEKALALSAKQNFSLHIEGDTLLLAAKVVSGDIQYAGKPYLCCDIQAYLDPIADGIYAAKFRWKEMDKSLLELSLMNVAQPSSRSITYNGSGQFPDPLSNIDKSVLKNAGMELTEHAFEINQEFGMRKITVIKGDACLLSVAPCQVIYTADGKSLEFMVKRALLDKRDLSRFVFVGIHASEDKEHAINIRIEELLFGYNPARYDAFMHFVTVTLVQQIERQAAPLARYSAGYSNGGAWALDMLLDKPDVFSGAIIMSPAQWQSRTDTRLPARRVFVGAGLLETSYHVNARTVTTNLRARGALVQETYVPSGHSMNTWSNVWSRSLLALSQDAPVQRP, from the coding sequence ATGCGGAAATTGCTACTGGTTTTTTCTTTTATTGCCGCCTGCGGCGTCCTCAATTCCGGCTTTGCCCAGAAAATAGAAGAAATCGCCTTGCGCGATTTCACGAAATGCAGCGCCGACAATAAAAGCACGGGTTATGCCACACCGTGCAAAGATGCGCTGGCCAGCACGGATGTGGAAAAAGCGCTGGCATTGTCCGCAAAACAAAACTTTTCACTCCATATTGAAGGCGATACGCTGTTGCTTGCCGCGAAGGTCGTCTCCGGCGATATTCAGTACGCAGGCAAGCCTTATCTGTGCTGCGACATACAGGCTTATCTCGACCCCATCGCCGATGGCATCTATGCAGCGAAGTTTCGCTGGAAAGAGATGGACAAATCGCTGCTGGAACTATCCCTAATGAATGTAGCCCAACCTTCCAGCCGTAGCATTACCTACAATGGCAGCGGGCAATTTCCTGACCCACTCAGCAACATAGATAAATCCGTGCTCAAGAATGCGGGCATGGAACTGACCGAACACGCATTTGAAATCAACCAGGAATTCGGCATGCGCAAGATCACCGTCATCAAAGGTGATGCATGCCTGCTAAGCGTAGCGCCATGCCAGGTAATTTACACGGCCGATGGCAAGTCACTCGAATTCATGGTCAAAAGAGCACTGCTCGATAAACGCGATTTGAGCCGATTTGTTTTTGTGGGCATTCATGCATCGGAGGATAAGGAACATGCGATTAACATCCGCATTGAAGAATTATTATTTGGCTACAATCCGGCCCGTTATGACGCCTTCATGCACTTTGTCACAGTCACGCTGGTGCAGCAGATAGAAAGACAGGCTGCTCCGCTAGCGCGCTACAGCGCAGGCTATTCGAATGGCGGCGCGTGGGCACTCGATATGCTACTGGACAAGCCCGATGTATTCAGTGGCGCCATTATCATGTCGCCGGCGCAGTGGCAATCGCGCACGGATACCCGCCTGCCGGCGCGCCGCGTCTTCGTAGGCGCCGGCCTGCTAGAAACGTCCTACCATGTCAATGCGCGTACCGTGACCACGAACCTGCGCGCACGCGGCGCCCTGGTGCAGGAAACCTACGTGCCCAGCGGTCATAGCATGAATACGTGGAGCAATGTCTGGAGCCGCTCACTGCTGGCCCTGTCGCAAGATGCACCGGTGCAGCGCCCATGA
- the glpK gene encoding glycerol kinase GlpK has product MTKYILALDQGTTSSRAILFDHAGRPHASAQREFRQIFPQPGWVEHDAGEIWASQEGVLQQVLRDSGVAVSDVAAIGVTNQRETTVLWDRATGEPVANAIVWQDRRNAAYCEQLVEQGKADLIQRKTGLVLDAYFSATKLKWLLDNVPGARARAERGELAFGTVDSWLIYKMSGAHLTDTSNAARTMLFNIHTLQWDTDLLALLDIPAALLPDVVPSSGVAAHTHAALLGVSVPIAGIAGDQQAATFGQACLKPGMAKNTYGTGCFMLMNVGKRPLPSKNRLLTTVGWSLGPGTNKTDYLLEGSAFIAGAAVQWMRDGLGIIRDSSEVEALATSVPDSGGLVFVPAFAGLGAPYWDPYARGTLIGITRGTGKAHIARAALEGVAYQNVDVLSAMQDDAGIALSELRVDGGAARNDMLMQFQADILNVPVVRPVVTETTALGAAYLAGLAVGFWESQEEIAAQWQVGRRFEPAMAADERLTRLHKWQRAVERSRDWSE; this is encoded by the coding sequence ATGACCAAATACATACTTGCTTTAGATCAAGGCACCACCAGTTCGCGCGCCATCCTGTTTGACCATGCGGGGCGGCCGCACGCCAGCGCGCAGCGCGAATTTCGCCAGATTTTTCCCCAGCCGGGCTGGGTCGAGCATGACGCGGGCGAAATCTGGGCTTCGCAAGAGGGCGTGCTGCAGCAGGTGCTGCGCGACAGCGGCGTGGCCGTATCCGACGTGGCCGCCATCGGCGTGACCAACCAGCGCGAAACGACGGTGTTGTGGGACCGCGCCACGGGCGAGCCTGTCGCCAACGCCATCGTGTGGCAAGACCGGCGCAATGCGGCTTATTGCGAGCAACTGGTCGAGCAGGGCAAGGCGGACCTGATCCAGCGCAAGACGGGCCTGGTGCTGGACGCCTATTTTTCCGCCACCAAATTGAAATGGCTGCTCGACAACGTTCCCGGCGCCCGCGCGCGCGCCGAGCGGGGCGAGCTGGCCTTCGGCACTGTCGACAGCTGGCTGATCTACAAGATGAGCGGCGCCCACTTGACGGACACGAGCAACGCGGCGCGCACCATGCTGTTCAACATCCATACCCTGCAATGGGACACGGATTTGCTGGCGCTGCTGGACATTCCCGCCGCGCTGCTGCCCGACGTCGTGCCATCGAGCGGCGTGGCCGCTCACACGCATGCGGCACTGTTGGGCGTGTCCGTGCCGATCGCCGGCATCGCGGGCGACCAGCAGGCGGCCACGTTTGGCCAGGCCTGTCTGAAACCGGGCATGGCGAAGAATACCTACGGCACCGGCTGCTTCATGCTGATGAACGTGGGCAAGCGCCCCTTGCCCTCGAAAAACCGGTTGTTGACGACGGTGGGCTGGAGCCTGGGGCCGGGAACAAATAAAACTGACTACTTGCTCGAAGGTAGCGCCTTTATCGCGGGCGCGGCCGTGCAATGGATGCGCGATGGGCTGGGCATCATCCGCGACTCGTCCGAAGTGGAAGCGCTGGCTACCAGCGTGCCCGATTCGGGCGGCCTGGTCTTCGTGCCCGCATTCGCGGGACTCGGCGCACCGTACTGGGACCCGTATGCGCGCGGCACCCTGATCGGCATCACGCGCGGCACGGGCAAGGCGCACATCGCGCGCGCCGCATTGGAAGGCGTGGCCTACCAGAACGTGGACGTCCTGTCCGCCATGCAGGATGACGCGGGCATCGCGCTATCCGAGTTGCGCGTGGACGGCGGCGCGGCGCGCAACGACATGCTGATGCAGTTCCAGGCCGACATCTTGAATGTGCCCGTGGTGCGCCCCGTGGTGACGGAAACGACGGCCCTGGGCGCGGCCTACCTGGCGGGCCTGGCCGTGGGTTTCTGGGAATCGCAGGAAGAAATCGCCGCCCAGTGGCAGGTGGGACGCCGTTTTGAACCGGCCATGGCGGCCGACGAGCGCCTGACGCGGCTGCACAAATGGCAGCGCGCCGTGGAGCGCTCGCGCGACTGGAGCGAGTGA
- a CDS encoding ABC transporter substrate-binding protein yields the protein MKLKFTVFAAAAMLVSNAALADAKQAQTWIDKEFQPSSLSKQQQLAEMKWFIDAAAKLKAKGIKEISVVSETIDTHVYESKTLAKAFEEITGIKVRHDIIQEGDVVEKLQTSMQSGKSIYDGWISDSDLIGTHYRYGAVEPLSDYMAAKGKEFTNPGLDLKDFIGISFTTAPDGKVYQLPDQQFANLYWFRADWFARKDLQAKFKAKYGYELGVPQNWSAYEDIADFFTNDVKELDGKKVYGHMDYGKKDPSLGWRFTDAWLSMAGAADKGIPNGMPVDEWGIKVAADKCTPVGASMSRGGATNSPAAVFALTKYIDWMKKYAPPQANGMNFSESGPVPAQGEIAQQIFWYTAFTAGMTKPGLPVVNKDGTPKWRMAPSPHGPYWKEGMQNGYQDVGSWFLFKSTPDDRKAAAWLYAQFVTSKTVSLKKSIVGLTFIRDSDIRHDYFTKHANEYGGLIEFYRSPARVAWTPTGNNVPDYPKLAQLWWKNVATAITAEKTPQAAMDNLAEEMDQVMARLQRAGMKACAPKLNAKGDPNQYLSDQHAPWKKLANEKPKGETIAYDKLLQAWKEGKVR from the coding sequence CGCGGCTGCGGCCATGCTCGTGTCGAATGCGGCCCTGGCGGACGCCAAGCAGGCGCAAACCTGGATCGACAAGGAATTCCAGCCATCCAGCCTGAGCAAGCAGCAACAGCTTGCTGAAATGAAATGGTTCATCGATGCGGCGGCCAAGCTGAAAGCCAAGGGCATCAAGGAAATTTCCGTGGTCTCGGAAACCATCGACACCCACGTCTACGAATCGAAGACCTTGGCCAAGGCATTCGAGGAAATCACGGGCATCAAGGTGCGCCACGACATCATCCAGGAAGGCGATGTGGTGGAAAAGCTGCAAACGTCCATGCAGTCGGGCAAGAGCATCTATGACGGCTGGATTTCCGATTCCGACCTGATCGGCACGCATTACCGCTACGGCGCAGTCGAACCGCTGTCCGACTACATGGCAGCCAAGGGCAAGGAATTCACGAACCCGGGCCTGGACTTGAAGGATTTCATCGGCATCAGTTTTACCACGGCGCCGGACGGCAAGGTGTATCAATTGCCCGATCAGCAATTTGCCAATCTGTACTGGTTCCGTGCCGACTGGTTCGCGCGCAAGGACTTGCAAGCCAAGTTCAAGGCCAAGTATGGCTACGAGCTGGGCGTGCCGCAAAACTGGTCCGCGTATGAAGATATCGCCGACTTTTTTACCAATGACGTGAAGGAACTGGACGGCAAGAAAGTCTATGGCCACATGGATTATGGCAAGAAAGATCCGTCCCTGGGCTGGCGTTTCACCGATGCCTGGCTGTCGATGGCTGGCGCAGCCGACAAGGGCATTCCGAACGGCATGCCGGTTGACGAGTGGGGCATCAAGGTGGCGGCCGACAAGTGCACGCCCGTGGGCGCATCGATGTCGCGCGGCGGTGCCACCAATTCGCCGGCGGCCGTGTTTGCGCTGACGAAATATATCGACTGGATGAAGAAATATGCGCCGCCGCAGGCGAACGGCATGAATTTCTCGGAATCGGGCCCCGTGCCGGCGCAGGGCGAAATTGCCCAGCAAATCTTCTGGTACACGGCATTTACGGCTGGCATGACGAAACCTGGCTTGCCAGTGGTCAACAAGGACGGCACGCCGAAATGGCGCATGGCGCCGTCGCCCCACGGCCCGTACTGGAAAGAGGGCATGCAGAATGGCTACCAGGACGTCGGTTCCTGGTTCCTGTTCAAGTCCACGCCGGACGACCGCAAGGCAGCCGCCTGGCTGTACGCGCAATTCGTCACGTCGAAAACCGTGTCGCTGAAGAAATCGATTGTCGGCCTGACTTTCATTCGCGATTCCGACATTCGCCACGATTACTTCACGAAGCACGCGAACGAATACGGCGGCTTGATCGAGTTCTATCGCAGCCCGGCCCGCGTGGCATGGACACCGACGGGCAACAACGTGCCCGACTATCCGAAGCTGGCGCAGTTGTGGTGGAAAAACGTGGCCACGGCCATCACGGCGGAAAAAACGCCGCAAGCCGCCATGGATAACCTGGCCGAGGAAATGGACCAGGTCATGGCGCGCCTGCAGCGGGCCGGCATGAAGGCCTGCGCGCCCAAGCTCAATGCCAAGGGCGATCCGAACCAGTACTTGTCGGATCAGCATGCCCCATGGAAAAAGCTGGCGAATGAAAAGCCGAAGGGTGAAACGATTGCCTACGATAAATTATTGCAGGCTTGGAAAGAAGGCAAGGTAAGGTAG